The following coding sequences lie in one Kribbella sp. NBC_00709 genomic window:
- a CDS encoding sugar kinase has translation MTDLLTLGETMVSVRTARPMRLGGDAHLSIAGSESNVAIGVARLGHDAAWLSAVGNDEPGRLIQRTLRAENVDTAYLRFADDSFTGFIAFDQPSHDITRVSYHRRGSAASTLTPAEATAAVSVANPALLHVTGITPALSDSARAATLAAVRTASAAGVQVSLDVNYRARLWSRAEAAAAIRELLPHVHTVFASDDELDLLTDAADPVAELLKSIDHVVVTAGGKGAWAHSADGAIHRPALPVTVVDSIGAGDAFVSGYLSATLDDLSPESRLERATTSGAFCVTAYGDWESLPTREDLTLLTHTQGTALR, from the coding sequence ATGACCGATCTCCTCACCCTCGGCGAGACGATGGTCTCCGTGCGGACCGCCCGGCCGATGCGGCTGGGCGGCGACGCGCACCTGTCGATCGCGGGCTCGGAGAGCAACGTCGCGATCGGAGTTGCCCGGCTCGGGCACGACGCTGCCTGGTTGAGTGCCGTAGGCAACGACGAGCCCGGTCGACTCATCCAGCGGACGCTCCGGGCCGAGAACGTCGACACGGCGTACCTGCGCTTCGCCGACGACTCCTTCACCGGCTTCATCGCGTTCGACCAGCCGTCGCACGACATCACCCGCGTCAGCTACCACCGCCGCGGCTCGGCCGCATCCACGCTGACCCCGGCTGAAGCCACAGCAGCTGTCAGCGTGGCGAATCCGGCCCTCCTCCACGTCACCGGTATCACCCCGGCACTGTCCGACAGTGCGCGCGCCGCGACGCTGGCCGCCGTACGCACGGCCTCTGCAGCAGGCGTCCAGGTCTCACTGGACGTGAACTACCGAGCCCGGCTGTGGTCCCGCGCCGAAGCAGCAGCCGCCATCCGCGAGCTCCTCCCGCATGTGCACACGGTGTTCGCCTCCGACGACGAGCTCGACCTTCTCACCGACGCCGCCGATCCGGTCGCTGAGCTGCTCAAGTCCATCGACCACGTTGTCGTCACCGCCGGCGGTAAAGGAGCCTGGGCACACTCGGCCGACGGCGCCATCCACCGGCCCGCGCTGCCCGTCACTGTCGTCGACAGCATCGGCGCCGGCGACGCCTTCGTCTCCGGCTACCTGTCCGCCACCCTCGACGATCTCTCCCCCGAGTCCCGCCTCGAGAGAGCCACCACATCCGGCGCCTTCTGCGTCACGGCGTACGGCGACTGGGAGTCCCTCCCGACCCGCGAAGACCTGACGCTCCTGACCCACACCCAGGGCACCGCTCTCCGTTAG
- a CDS encoding GlxA family transcriptional regulator, with protein MVPLRISILAYPGCFASEVYGVPDLLTMATRVAQVRGSLDPAYDVRIVSPRRRVLASGGTRVDVSPLRPSDVLVVPGFEVGPAVDVDRVLSGLGPELAAIRAHTAGGAAVVSICLGAFLLAEAGALDRRTATTSWLYADQLARRYPAVDVRADELVITDRGATTTAAFSAMYDFALTLIRRHSGASVARATARIALVDDARTSQAPYVDHSILPAAGSTFADQVKRWLDQHLDNAYDLERLAAELHVSSRTLLRRFGTTAGVTPLEYLQAARVRRAGQLLETTGRTVARIAGEVGYRDPASFSRLFRRHTGKAPGEYRAQFRRTT; from the coding sequence ATGGTGCCGCTCCGCATCTCGATCCTTGCGTACCCAGGCTGCTTCGCGTCGGAGGTGTACGGCGTCCCTGACCTGCTCACGATGGCGACGCGCGTCGCCCAGGTGCGTGGTTCACTCGACCCGGCGTACGACGTACGGATCGTTTCCCCACGACGTCGTGTGCTCGCCTCTGGAGGGACCAGGGTCGACGTCTCACCGTTGCGGCCGTCAGACGTCCTGGTCGTGCCGGGGTTCGAGGTCGGGCCGGCCGTCGACGTCGACCGGGTCCTGTCCGGCCTCGGCCCGGAGCTCGCAGCGATCCGTGCGCACACGGCCGGCGGTGCGGCGGTCGTTTCCATCTGCCTCGGCGCATTCCTGCTCGCCGAGGCCGGCGCGCTGGACCGCCGTACCGCCACGACCTCCTGGTTGTACGCCGATCAGCTGGCGCGCCGGTACCCGGCGGTCGATGTTCGCGCTGATGAATTGGTGATCACCGATCGAGGGGCGACGACCACCGCCGCGTTCAGTGCGATGTACGACTTCGCCCTCACGCTGATCCGTCGGCACAGCGGTGCGTCGGTGGCGCGGGCAACCGCGCGGATCGCGCTCGTTGACGACGCCCGGACATCGCAAGCGCCGTACGTCGACCACTCGATCCTCCCGGCCGCGGGCTCGACGTTCGCGGACCAGGTGAAGCGTTGGCTGGACCAGCACCTCGATAACGCCTACGACCTGGAGCGACTCGCGGCTGAGCTCCATGTCAGCTCCAGGACACTGCTCCGCCGGTTCGGTACGACGGCGGGTGTGACGCCGCTCGAGTATCTCCAGGCGGCCCGCGTACGCCGGGCGGGACAACTGCTGGAGACGACGGGCCGGACCGTCGCCCGCATCGCCGGAGAAGTGGGGTACCGGGACCCGGCCTCCTTCAGCCGCCTGTTCCGGCGTCACACCGGGAAGGCGCCGGGCGAGTATCGCGCCCAGTTCCGGCGAACGACCTAA
- a CDS encoding dienelactone hydrolase family protein, with translation MTRADDPLDDFDHRIVEVDGVAKSVHVIGSGPAVVVMPEMPGISPDVARLARWVRDAGFTVFVPSLFGVDGAYPTADEGEAIVRRACVSAEFRAFAGGGTSPVSGWLRGLARVALDEAGGPGVGAIGLCFTGNFALTMALEPAVIAPVVNHPSLPLDAPGELELSPADAETLAERFRREDLQVLAYRFQGDRWCTGQRFAAYQRLLGDAFLGRVLPAETANPAPPPFFREVVGCAHSVVTAHFVDEAGHPTVRARDEILAFLTAKLLPVTSEGVEPS, from the coding sequence ATGACTCGAGCTGATGATCCCCTCGACGACTTCGACCATCGGATCGTGGAGGTCGACGGCGTCGCGAAGTCGGTCCACGTGATCGGCTCCGGGCCGGCGGTCGTCGTGATGCCGGAGATGCCGGGCATCAGCCCCGACGTCGCGCGACTCGCGCGGTGGGTGCGGGACGCCGGTTTCACCGTGTTCGTACCGTCGTTGTTCGGGGTGGACGGCGCCTACCCGACGGCCGACGAGGGCGAGGCGATCGTTCGGAGAGCCTGTGTGAGTGCGGAGTTCCGCGCGTTCGCCGGCGGCGGGACGAGCCCGGTCAGCGGCTGGCTGCGCGGTCTGGCCAGGGTCGCTCTGGACGAGGCAGGTGGACCCGGCGTTGGCGCGATCGGACTGTGCTTCACCGGGAACTTCGCACTCACGATGGCGCTCGAGCCGGCGGTGATCGCGCCGGTCGTCAACCACCCGTCGCTTCCGCTGGACGCACCGGGCGAGCTTGAACTCTCGCCTGCCGATGCGGAAACGCTCGCGGAACGGTTCCGGCGGGAGGACCTGCAGGTGCTGGCGTACCGGTTCCAGGGCGACCGATGGTGCACCGGTCAACGCTTCGCGGCGTACCAGCGGCTTCTGGGTGACGCCTTCCTCGGACGCGTGCTGCCCGCGGAGACCGCGAACCCTGCGCCGCCACCCTTCTTCCGCGAGGTCGTGGGGTGTGCGCACAGCGTGGTGACGGCGCATTTCGTTGACGAGGCCGGCCACCCGACCGTGCGCGCCCGCGACGAGATCCTCGCCTTCCTGACCGCCAAGCTGCTGCCTGTCACATCTGAGGGCGTCGAACCGTCTTAG
- a CDS encoding MSMEG_1061 family FMN-dependent PPOX-type flavoprotein yields the protein MDELPYVGSVAELEQFGTPDRIPRDKVEARLSDVHREWIEGTPLVFVATSSLDGRCDVSPKGDPPGFVRVLDEVTLAIPERSGNRRMDGFRNILENPHAGLIFVIPGRPETLRVNGRARIVTDGPFFDSMTVRSHRPQLALVINVEETFFHCPKAFARSMTWKPSRWDPTAVRPYAEIAHALWRRDESLESIEARNHPDLLEAQLYQA from the coding sequence GTGGACGAGCTTCCCTACGTCGGCAGTGTGGCCGAGCTCGAGCAGTTCGGTACGCCGGACCGGATCCCCCGCGACAAGGTCGAGGCGCGGCTGAGCGACGTACACCGGGAGTGGATCGAGGGGACGCCGCTCGTCTTCGTTGCCACGTCCTCGCTGGACGGGCGTTGCGACGTTTCACCGAAGGGCGATCCGCCGGGATTCGTGAGGGTGCTGGACGAGGTCACACTCGCGATCCCGGAACGCTCGGGCAACCGGCGCATGGACGGCTTCCGCAACATCCTCGAGAACCCGCACGCCGGGCTGATCTTCGTCATCCCCGGACGCCCCGAGACGCTCCGGGTGAACGGCCGGGCCAGGATCGTCACGGACGGCCCGTTCTTCGATTCGATGACCGTACGCTCGCACCGCCCGCAACTGGCGCTCGTCATCAACGTCGAGGAAACCTTCTTCCACTGCCCCAAAGCGTTCGCCCGGTCCATGACCTGGAAGCCCTCGCGCTGGGATCCCACCGCCGTGCGCCCGTACGCCGAAATCGCCCACGCCCTCTGGCGCCGGGACGAATCCCTCGAGTCGATCGAAGCCCGCAACCACCCCGACCTGCTCGAAGCCCAGCTCTACCAGGCGTGA
- a CDS encoding helix-turn-helix domain-containing protein, protein MDPLELLGHPVRLRIVHALRGGRELTTGELGERIADVSKATLYRHVELLAEGGILEVAEERRVRGAVERRFRLRQERASITPEQLEQLTVEDHRRGFAVAMAALLAEFTAYVERDGADPIADLVGYRQHGIWLTEAELHQLIEGMRAAILPVLANEATPDRSRYLLSPILFPVEDDHAW, encoded by the coding sequence ATGGACCCTCTCGAGTTGCTGGGGCATCCGGTGCGGTTGCGGATCGTCCATGCGCTGCGCGGCGGCCGGGAGCTGACGACCGGCGAGCTGGGGGAGCGGATCGCGGACGTCTCGAAGGCGACGCTGTACCGGCACGTCGAGCTGCTGGCCGAGGGCGGGATCCTCGAGGTCGCGGAAGAGCGGCGGGTGCGCGGCGCGGTCGAGCGGCGGTTCCGGCTGCGGCAGGAGCGGGCGTCGATCACGCCGGAGCAGCTCGAGCAGTTGACGGTCGAGGATCACCGGCGGGGGTTCGCGGTGGCGATGGCCGCGCTGCTGGCGGAGTTCACTGCGTACGTCGAACGTGACGGCGCCGATCCGATCGCGGATCTCGTCGGCTACCGGCAGCACGGCATCTGGCTGACGGAAGCCGAGCTGCACCAACTCATCGAGGGAATGCGCGCGGCGATCCTCCCAGTGCTGGCGAACGAGGCGACGCCGGACCGATCGCGCTACCTGCTGAGCCCGATCCTCTTCCCGGTGGAAGACGATCACGCCTGGTAG
- a CDS encoding alpha/beta hydrolase family protein, which produces MTWTPPPYAEPATFTEQDITLDADGRTVPGTLSLPSDPSVGVVLLAGGGPFDRDGTSGPNKPLKDLAWGLATRGIAVLRFDKVTANRPEAMAEPGYTMTSEYVPHGIAAVHALAEHVDQVFLVGHSMGGKAAPKIAAEEPLVAGLVIMAGDTQPMHHAAVRVMKYLATTSPEIVPPETVAAFERQAAVVDSPGLSADTPPTDLPFGMPASFWLDLREYDPVATAAKLDVPILVLQGGRDYQVTVADDLPAWRDGLPDATIEIVAADNHVFFPGTGQSTMADYQVPGHVDPAVVTTILDWLP; this is translated from the coding sequence ATGACCTGGACTCCCCCGCCGTACGCCGAGCCGGCCACGTTCACCGAGCAGGACATCACGCTCGACGCGGACGGCCGGACGGTCCCCGGCACATTGTCTCTCCCGAGCGATCCCTCGGTCGGCGTCGTGCTGCTGGCCGGCGGCGGCCCGTTCGACCGCGACGGAACCAGCGGGCCGAACAAGCCACTGAAGGATCTCGCCTGGGGCCTGGCCACGCGGGGGATCGCCGTACTGCGCTTCGACAAGGTGACCGCGAACCGGCCGGAAGCGATGGCCGAGCCGGGCTACACGATGACCTCGGAGTACGTGCCGCACGGCATCGCCGCCGTCCACGCGCTCGCCGAACACGTCGACCAGGTCTTCCTCGTCGGTCACAGCATGGGCGGAAAGGCCGCCCCGAAGATCGCCGCCGAGGAACCGCTGGTCGCCGGCCTGGTGATCATGGCCGGCGACACCCAGCCGATGCACCACGCCGCCGTTCGCGTGATGAAGTACCTCGCGACGACCAGCCCCGAGATCGTCCCGCCCGAAACCGTCGCCGCCTTCGAGCGGCAGGCGGCCGTCGTCGACAGCCCCGGACTCTCCGCCGACACCCCGCCGACAGATCTGCCGTTCGGTATGCCGGCATCGTTCTGGCTGGACCTTCGCGAGTACGACCCGGTCGCCACCGCGGCGAAGCTCGACGTACCGATCCTCGTCCTGCAAGGCGGCCGCGACTATCAGGTCACCGTCGCCGACGACCTGCCGGCCTGGCGCGACGGCCTGCCTGACGCGACCATCGAGATCGTGGCCGCCGACAACCATGTCTTCTTCCCCGGCACCGGCCAGTCGACGATGGCCGACTACCAGGTCCCCGGACATGTGGACCCGGCAGTCGTCACCACCATCCTCGACTGGTTGCCTTAG
- a CDS encoding ATP-binding protein → MTDQAVEPRRLTPDELRTLFLFESLTDEQLQWLSEAGYVESVHDGIVFNEGDEATCCYVLLTGEIRLCKLSHGELVEINRTGQRGVYSGAFNAFFGANDHKSYTATMQVTQPSEFFVISAETMATMMNTWFPMAVHLIEGFVMGMRRTNETLGERERLLALGSLSAGLTHELNNPAAAAVRAAATLRQRVSGMRSKLAMLADGTLDATKLHQIVALQDDAVERLDKNKDKDIPPMELSDREDELTDWLDDHDVQASWDIAPVLAAAGLDVPWMEEVLTAVGPTYLEGAVRWLMYTIDTESLMNEIDDSVTRISTLVGAAKQYSQIDRAPYQTVDLRELLKSTMVMMSGKLQGYEVVKDFDPELPPIPAYAAELNQVWTNIIDNAVSAMGGSGTLTIRTRRDGAYAVVEIGDTGPGIPEEIRRRIFEPFFTTKPIGEGTGLGLDISWRIVVKKHHGDLRVESEPGKTVFKIVLPLDPERELESDPALLA, encoded by the coding sequence ATGACTGACCAAGCTGTGGAGCCGCGGCGGCTGACTCCCGACGAGCTACGCACGCTTTTCCTCTTCGAGAGCCTCACCGACGAGCAGTTGCAGTGGCTGTCCGAGGCTGGGTACGTCGAGTCCGTGCACGACGGCATCGTCTTCAACGAGGGGGACGAGGCGACCTGCTGCTACGTCCTGCTCACCGGTGAGATCCGGCTCTGCAAGCTGTCGCACGGCGAGCTCGTCGAGATCAACCGGACCGGTCAGCGCGGGGTGTACTCGGGCGCGTTCAACGCGTTCTTCGGCGCCAACGACCACAAGTCGTACACCGCGACGATGCAGGTGACCCAGCCGTCGGAGTTCTTCGTCATCAGCGCCGAGACGATGGCGACGATGATGAACACCTGGTTCCCGATGGCGGTGCACCTGATCGAGGGCTTCGTGATGGGGATGCGGCGGACCAACGAGACGCTGGGGGAGCGCGAGCGGTTGCTCGCCCTCGGTTCGTTGTCCGCGGGGCTGACCCACGAGCTCAACAACCCGGCCGCCGCCGCGGTCCGGGCCGCGGCCACCTTGCGGCAGCGGGTCTCCGGGATGCGCTCGAAGCTGGCGATGCTCGCCGACGGCACGCTCGACGCGACCAAGCTGCACCAGATCGTCGCGCTCCAGGACGACGCGGTCGAGCGGCTGGACAAGAACAAGGACAAAGACATCCCGCCGATGGAGTTGTCCGACCGGGAGGACGAGCTGACCGACTGGCTGGACGACCACGACGTCCAGGCCAGCTGGGACATCGCTCCGGTGCTGGCCGCGGCCGGGCTGGACGTGCCGTGGATGGAGGAGGTGCTCACCGCGGTCGGGCCGACGTACCTCGAGGGTGCGGTCCGGTGGTTGATGTACACGATCGACACCGAGTCGCTGATGAACGAGATCGACGACTCGGTCACCCGGATCTCGACGCTGGTCGGCGCCGCCAAGCAGTACTCGCAGATCGACCGCGCGCCGTACCAGACCGTTGATCTGCGGGAGTTGCTGAAGTCGACGATGGTGATGATGTCGGGCAAGCTGCAGGGGTACGAGGTGGTGAAGGACTTCGATCCCGAGCTGCCGCCGATCCCGGCGTACGCCGCGGAGCTCAACCAGGTGTGGACGAACATCATCGACAACGCGGTCAGCGCGATGGGCGGATCCGGGACGCTGACGATCCGGACGCGTCGTGATGGCGCGTATGCGGTCGTCGAGATCGGCGACACCGGTCCGGGGATCCCGGAGGAGATCCGGCGACGGATCTTCGAGCCGTTCTTCACCACCAAGCCGATCGGCGAAGGCACCGGCCTGGGCCTCGACATCTCCTGGCGGATCGTGGTGAAGAAGCACCACGGCGACCTGCGCGTCGAGTCCGAGCCGGGCAAGACCGTGTTCAAGATCGTCCTGCCGCTCGATCCCGAACGAGAACTGGAGTCCGACCCGGCGCTGCTTGCCTAA